The Gadus macrocephalus chromosome 20, ASM3116895v1 genome includes a region encoding these proteins:
- the chmp2ba gene encoding charged multivesicular body protein 2Ba codes for MASLFKKKTADDLIKEQTKELRGTQRQITRDRTALEKQEKQMEAEIKKMAKSGNREACKILAKQLVQLRKQKNRTYAVSSKVTSMSTQAKVMNSQMKMAGAMATTAKTMQAVNKKMDPQKTLKTMQDFQKENMKMGMTEEMINDTLDEIFDASGDEEESQDIVNQVLDEIGIEISGKMVRAPAAGRSLPEAASSKQDTISDEEIERQLRALGVD; via the exons ATGGCCTCGCTTTTCAAGAAGAAGACAGCTGACG acctcatcaaagagcagACGAAGGAGCTGCGTGGTACTCAGAGGCAAATCACCAGAGACAGGACAGCGCTGGAGAAACAAGAGAAGCAAATG GAAGCGGAGATCAAGAAAATGGCCAAGAGTGGAAACCGCGAGGCGTGCAAGATCCTGGCCAAGCAGCTGGTCCAGCTAAGGAAGCAGAAGAACCGGACGTACGCCGTCAGCTCCAAGGTGACCTCCATGTCAACGCAGGCCAAGGTCATGAACTCCCAAATGAAGATGGCAGGCGCTATGGCCACCACCGCAAAG ACGATGCAGGCTGTGAATAAGAAGATGGATCCACAGAAGACCCTGAAGACCATGCAGGACTTCCAGAAAGAAAACATGAAGATGGGCATGACCGAGGAAATGA TCAACGACACGTTGGACGAGATCTTCGATGCCTCCGGCGACGAAGAAGAATCTCAGGACATTGTCAACCAGGTGCTGGATGAGATCGGCATCGAGATCTCAGGAAAG ATGGTAAGAGCCCCGGCAGCAGGGAGGAGCCTACCAGAAGCCGCCTCCTCGAAGCAGGACACCATCTCAGACGAGGAGATCGAGAGACAGCTCCGAGCCCTGGGAGTcgactaa